A portion of the Krasilnikovia cinnamomea genome contains these proteins:
- a CDS encoding CapA family protein, whose product MNAHPPPRNGLFGRPILTLTIVVAALIGAGLGGVALADRDSGTGTARWQQPAVAASPSGTKRATPSAEPASGTITLSATGDIIMGSAPNRLPANGGDGFFDSVAEGLKSDLVMGNLEQPLTGDTGASKCGSPPRANCFAFRSPPEYARHLKEAGFQLLNTANNHSKDYGVAGYRNTVAALEDAGLRHTGAEDQITVVDVKGVSVAVVGFSPYAGANNLNDLDHSRTVIEQAKEKADLVVVQVHMGAEGSDKNHVKPGNELFFGENRGDPIAFSHAVIDAGADVVIGHGPHVLRGMEFYKGKLIAYSLGNFAGGGKTLSSAGVLKYSGILHVTLGADGRFAGGTFLSTYLNGVGVPTRDSANERGRKMVAQLSADDFGDTAARIADDGAITPPA is encoded by the coding sequence ATGAATGCCCACCCCCCGCCGCGCAACGGGCTGTTCGGCCGCCCGATCCTCACCCTCACCATCGTGGTCGCCGCCCTGATCGGTGCGGGCCTCGGCGGTGTCGCCCTGGCCGACCGCGACTCGGGGACCGGCACGGCGCGCTGGCAGCAGCCGGCCGTCGCCGCCTCGCCGAGCGGCACCAAGCGGGCGACACCGAGCGCCGAGCCCGCCAGCGGGACCATCACCCTGTCCGCCACGGGCGACATCATCATGGGCAGCGCCCCGAACCGGCTGCCCGCGAACGGCGGCGACGGCTTCTTCGACTCGGTCGCCGAGGGCCTCAAGTCCGACCTGGTCATGGGCAATCTGGAGCAGCCGCTCACCGGCGACACCGGGGCCAGCAAGTGCGGCTCCCCGCCGCGCGCCAACTGCTTCGCGTTCCGCTCGCCCCCGGAGTACGCCCGGCACCTCAAGGAGGCCGGGTTCCAGCTGCTCAACACGGCCAACAACCACTCCAAGGACTACGGCGTGGCGGGGTACCGCAACACCGTCGCCGCGCTGGAGGACGCCGGTCTGCGGCACACCGGCGCCGAGGACCAGATCACCGTGGTGGACGTCAAGGGGGTGTCGGTCGCGGTCGTGGGCTTCTCCCCGTACGCGGGGGCGAACAACCTCAACGACCTCGACCATTCACGTACGGTGATCGAGCAGGCCAAGGAGAAGGCCGACCTGGTCGTGGTGCAGGTGCACATGGGCGCCGAGGGCTCGGACAAGAACCACGTCAAGCCGGGCAACGAGCTGTTCTTCGGGGAGAACCGGGGCGATCCGATCGCGTTCTCCCACGCGGTGATCGACGCCGGGGCGGACGTGGTGATCGGGCACGGCCCGCACGTGCTGCGCGGGATGGAGTTCTACAAGGGCAAGCTGATCGCGTACAGCCTGGGGAACTTCGCCGGGGGCGGCAAGACGCTGTCCAGCGCCGGGGTGCTGAAGTACAGCGGCATCCTGCACGTCACGCTCGGCGCGGACGGCCGGTTCGCGGGCGGGACCTTTCTGTCCACGTACCTGAACGGGGTGGGTGTCCCCACCCGGGACAGCGCGAACGAGCGCGGCCGCAAGATGGTCGCGCAGCTGTCCGCGGACGACTTCGGCGACACCGCGGCGCGGATCGCCGACGACGGCGCGATCACGCCGCCCGCCTGA
- a CDS encoding Crp/Fnr family transcriptional regulator, whose amino-acid sequence MDEVLARSGIFQGVDPEAAEALAKEMDTIEVRKGDIVFNEGEAGDSLYIVLSGKIKLGRRAADGRQNLVSIMGPSDMLGELSLFDPGPRTATATAVTDSRLARLKKSSLRPWLNNRPEIAEQLLRVLARRLRRTNDALADLIFTDVPGRVAKNLLQMAGRFGTRDGGVLRVTHDLTQEELAQLVGASRETVNKALADFASRAWLRLDGKSVIILDPERLARRARV is encoded by the coding sequence ATGGATGAGGTGCTGGCTCGCAGCGGGATCTTCCAGGGTGTGGACCCGGAGGCCGCTGAGGCGCTCGCCAAGGAGATGGACACGATCGAGGTCCGCAAGGGCGACATCGTCTTCAACGAGGGCGAGGCCGGCGACAGCCTGTACATCGTGCTCTCCGGCAAGATCAAGCTGGGTCGCCGGGCCGCCGACGGCCGGCAGAACCTGGTCTCGATCATGGGCCCGTCGGACATGCTGGGCGAGTTGTCGCTGTTCGACCCCGGTCCGCGTACGGCCACGGCCACCGCGGTGACGGACAGTCGCCTGGCCCGGCTCAAGAAGTCCTCGCTGCGCCCCTGGCTGAACAACCGGCCCGAGATCGCCGAGCAGTTGCTGCGCGTGCTGGCCCGCCGCCTGCGCCGCACCAACGACGCCCTGGCCGACCTCATCTTCACGGACGTACCGGGCCGGGTGGCGAAGAACCTGCTCCAGATGGCGGGCCGGTTCGGCACCCGCGACGGCGGCGTGCTGCGGGTGACCCACGACCTGACCCAGGAGGAGCTGGCGCAGCTCGTCGGCGCCTCCCGCGAGACGGTCAACAAGGCGCTCGCCGACTTCGCCTCCCGCGCCTGGCTGCGCCTCGACGGCAAGAGCGTGATCATCCTCGACCCGGAGCGGCTCGCCCGCCGCGCCCGCGTCTGA
- a CDS encoding carboxyl transferase domain-containing protein: MTVLDSAIDPRNPAYLERRGAMLQRLTELETALEEARAGGGEKAVTRHHARGKLLPRERVEMLLDQDSPFLELSPVAAWGSEFGVGASVVTGIGVVEGVECVIVANDPTVEGGAVNPYTVEKIRRAARIASVNRLPLINLVESTGAAAPTGPPPGGAIARDLSQLTVDRVPTVCVVFGATNGDAAYLPALSDYTIMVRGHAKVLTIHPQPARAAGPNGRPAPEVRSTPTVPAGVTGPADQLAEDERDGLRLARQCVRRFNWRKRGPGPRTLPPLPPRHDPEDLLTMAAADPATAFEPREVLARILDDSDFDEFKPTQGTALVTGWGELHGYPVGVLANLGQAFSPAETQKAVHFIQLANATATSLLFLQYTGAAPAAEPNEAADVRHGAPLVHAVAKSTVPHLTLMIGGTPAAEAGGIYGRAYEPRFLFSWPVERAGEASGPAPYPVGKLPDDGVIDPRDTRTVLGLCLSAVHSAAVEGAEHVGVFRP; the protein is encoded by the coding sequence ATGACCGTGCTGGACAGCGCGATCGACCCGCGCAATCCCGCGTACCTGGAGCGCCGTGGCGCCATGCTGCAGCGCCTGACCGAGCTGGAGACCGCGCTGGAGGAGGCGCGCGCCGGGGGCGGCGAGAAGGCCGTGACCCGGCACCACGCGCGCGGCAAGCTGCTACCCCGCGAACGCGTCGAGATGCTGCTCGACCAGGACAGCCCGTTCCTGGAGCTGTCGCCGGTGGCGGCGTGGGGCTCCGAGTTCGGCGTCGGCGCGAGCGTGGTCACCGGCATCGGCGTGGTCGAGGGCGTCGAGTGCGTGATCGTGGCCAACGACCCGACCGTCGAGGGCGGGGCGGTCAACCCGTACACGGTAGAGAAGATCCGGCGGGCCGCCCGGATCGCCTCGGTCAACCGCCTGCCCCTGATCAACCTGGTCGAGTCGACCGGCGCGGCCGCGCCGACCGGGCCGCCGCCGGGCGGGGCCATCGCCCGCGACCTGAGCCAGCTCACCGTGGACCGGGTGCCCACGGTCTGCGTGGTGTTCGGCGCGACCAACGGCGACGCCGCCTACCTCCCGGCCCTCTCCGACTACACGATCATGGTGCGCGGGCACGCGAAGGTGCTCACCATCCACCCCCAGCCCGCCCGCGCGGCCGGGCCGAACGGCCGCCCCGCCCCCGAGGTACGCAGCACCCCCACCGTGCCCGCCGGCGTCACCGGCCCCGCCGACCAGCTCGCCGAGGACGAGCGGGACGGGCTGCGGCTGGCCCGCCAGTGCGTACGCCGCTTCAACTGGCGCAAGCGCGGCCCGGGCCCGCGCACCCTGCCCCCGCTGCCACCCCGGCACGACCCCGAGGACCTGCTGACCATGGCGGCGGCCGACCCGGCGACCGCGTTCGAACCGCGCGAGGTGCTGGCCCGCATCCTCGACGACAGCGACTTCGACGAGTTCAAGCCGACCCAGGGCACCGCGCTGGTGACCGGCTGGGGTGAGCTGCACGGCTACCCGGTCGGGGTGCTGGCCAACCTGGGGCAGGCGTTCTCCCCCGCCGAGACCCAGAAGGCGGTCCACTTCATCCAGCTGGCCAACGCGACCGCCACCTCGCTGCTGTTCCTGCAGTACACCGGCGCCGCCCCGGCGGCCGAACCGAACGAGGCGGCCGACGTCCGGCACGGCGCCCCGCTGGTGCATGCCGTGGCCAAGTCCACGGTCCCGCACCTCACGCTCATGATCGGCGGGACTCCCGCCGCGGAGGCGGGCGGCATCTACGGCCGGGCGTACGAGCCCCGGTTCCTGTTCAGCTGGCCGGTCGAACGGGCCGGCGAGGCGTCCGGGCCCGCCCCGTACCCGGTCGGGAAGCTCCCGGACGACGGCGTCATCGACCCCCGCGACACCCGTACGGTGCTCGGCCTCTGCCTCTCGGCCGTGCACAGCGCGGCCGTCGAGGGTGCCGAGCACGTGGGTGTCTTCCGACCCTGA
- a CDS encoding biotin carboxylase N-terminal domain-containing protein, giving the protein MIRRLLVASPGEIARRVFATCRLVGIETVAVYTDADSDAPYVSEADYAVHLPGSTPSSTYQRGDVLIAAAQRSGANALYPGNGTLAEDPEFAAAVTEAGMIWVGAPPKTLAVLHNKIETKQIVSEAGVPVLPTETDPAAVTQFPVLIKPTAADGGRGMRVLRDPVTLAEAVAAARQEAGGEVFCEPYVEDARHIEIPVFADVHGAVVPFGERECSVQRRYQNIVEETPSPAVDPALREELCRAAIIAVRAIGYVGAGSVEFLLDSDGGFWFLELTPSLQVQHAVTECVSGYDLVRLQLLVSEGGSLPMPGPPPIRGHAIEVRICAEDPAYAWLPATGTLHRFAVPDVAGSFRPLSQPGLRLDSGVADGSVVGVHRDSMLAKLVAWAPTRQEAARMLASALTRSQLHGVVSNRDLLVRVLRHQSFRAGDTDTGFLDRHPEVFAPLLSSVDAVRVSCLAATLAGAAARRATAPVLASLPSGWRNVPSGSQTAVYDGPAGPVEVGYRMNRQGELAGWWVRAVDPEELDLAGLGQAPTIDDHPPTAVVHADGTRVILDVSGIRLTFGVHRVGDVSYVDSPEGSVTLRELSRFPLPALDTAEGSLIAPLPGAVRRVLVVPGQRVRAGELLLTLEAMKLEHPVHAPSAGVVASLPVQPGAEVDTGELLAVLDPE; this is encoded by the coding sequence GTGATCCGACGTCTTCTGGTGGCCAGCCCGGGTGAGATCGCCCGCCGGGTCTTCGCCACCTGCCGCCTGGTCGGAATCGAGACGGTGGCGGTCTACACCGACGCCGACTCCGACGCCCCCTACGTGTCCGAGGCGGACTACGCGGTCCACCTGCCGGGCAGTACGCCGTCGTCGACGTACCAGCGCGGCGACGTGCTGATCGCCGCCGCCCAGCGGTCCGGCGCGAACGCCCTGTACCCGGGCAACGGCACCCTCGCCGAGGATCCGGAGTTCGCGGCGGCCGTGACCGAGGCGGGCATGATCTGGGTCGGTGCGCCCCCGAAGACCCTCGCGGTGCTGCACAACAAGATCGAGACGAAGCAGATCGTGTCCGAGGCCGGGGTGCCGGTCCTGCCGACCGAGACGGATCCGGCGGCGGTCACCCAGTTTCCCGTACTGATCAAGCCGACCGCGGCCGACGGCGGCCGCGGGATGCGGGTGCTGCGCGACCCGGTGACGCTGGCCGAGGCGGTCGCGGCGGCCCGGCAGGAGGCAGGCGGCGAGGTCTTCTGCGAACCGTACGTGGAGGACGCCCGGCACATCGAGATCCCGGTCTTCGCGGACGTGCACGGGGCCGTGGTGCCGTTCGGCGAGCGGGAGTGTTCCGTGCAGCGCCGCTACCAGAACATCGTCGAGGAGACCCCGTCCCCGGCGGTCGACCCGGCGCTGCGCGAGGAGCTGTGCCGGGCCGCGATCATCGCGGTCCGGGCCATCGGGTACGTGGGCGCCGGCAGCGTCGAGTTCCTGCTCGATTCGGACGGCGGGTTCTGGTTCCTGGAGCTGACCCCCAGCCTGCAGGTGCAGCACGCGGTCACCGAGTGTGTCTCCGGCTACGACCTGGTCCGCCTGCAACTGCTGGTCTCCGAGGGCGGCAGCCTGCCGATGCCCGGCCCGCCCCCGATCCGCGGGCATGCCATCGAGGTACGCATCTGCGCGGAGGACCCGGCGTACGCGTGGCTGCCCGCGACCGGCACCCTGCACCGTTTCGCCGTGCCGGACGTGGCGGGCTCGTTCCGCCCACTGTCGCAGCCCGGTCTGCGCCTGGACTCCGGGGTGGCGGACGGCTCGGTGGTCGGGGTGCACCGCGACTCGATGCTGGCCAAGCTGGTCGCCTGGGCACCGACCCGGCAGGAGGCGGCCCGGATGCTGGCGTCCGCGCTGACCCGTTCCCAGCTGCACGGCGTGGTCTCCAACCGGGACCTGCTGGTCCGCGTGCTGCGTCACCAGTCGTTCCGGGCCGGGGACACCGACACCGGCTTCCTGGACCGGCACCCCGAGGTCTTCGCCCCGCTGCTGTCCAGCGTGGACGCCGTACGTGTCTCCTGCCTGGCCGCGACGCTGGCCGGGGCCGCCGCCCGGCGCGCGACCGCGCCGGTGCTGGCGTCGCTGCCCTCGGGCTGGCGCAACGTCCCGTCCGGCTCGCAGACCGCCGTGTACGACGGCCCCGCCGGACCGGTCGAGGTCGGCTACCGGATGAACCGCCAGGGTGAGCTGGCCGGCTGGTGGGTGCGCGCCGTGGACCCCGAGGAGCTGGACCTGGCGGGGCTGGGTCAGGCCCCGACGATCGACGACCACCCGCCGACCGCGGTGGTGCACGCCGACGGCACCCGGGTGATCCTCGACGTCAGCGGCATCCGCCTCACCTTCGGCGTGCACCGCGTCGGCGACGTGTCGTACGTGGACAGCCCCGAGGGTTCGGTCACGCTGCGCGAGTTGTCCCGGTTCCCGCTGCCGGCGCTGGACACCGCGGAGGGTTCGCTGATCGCCCCGCTGCCGGGCGCGGTGCGCCGCGTCCTGGTGGTCCCGGGCCAGCGGGTACGCGCCGGTGAGCTGCTGCTCACGCTGGAGGCGATGAAGCTGGAGCACCCGGTGCACGCCCCGTCGGCCGGGGTGGTCGCGTCGCTGCCGGTGCAGCCCGGCGCGGAGGTCGACACCGGCGAGCTGCTGGCCGTCCTCGACCCGGAGTAG
- a CDS encoding serine/threonine-protein kinase, protein MTETAPGSLPTPYVPGMSGLSVMARGGYATVYRATQDSVGRDVAIKMENRTLDNARDQARFLREARAAGRMSSHPHVVDLFDVGVTVDQHPYLIMEMCDGSYLDRMRVSPLGPAETRDVGVKIADALVHSHANGVLHRDVKPANILYSHFNPAVLADFGLAVLGEMRDSSVTLEVLTPAYAPPEMFRQDTPSGAVDVYSLCASLYAMMRGRPPRWETDRSPSLITLMDMFDQPIPDLPGVPRELTDVLRYGMASDPRARPNAEQLRDMLVGLHLGPGTPHPPYATPGASNLYFSGGFVPPRPEPSAQPRPIPPASPTRDLPDETPTEKTSGSKRARRKWLFGGFGLFLLLMGPATGLALPSRPPVRAVAGRMPAALPPASIEIGQTLRSFG, encoded by the coding sequence GTGACGGAGACCGCGCCTGGCAGCCTGCCTACGCCGTACGTGCCGGGCATGTCCGGCTTGTCGGTCATGGCGCGCGGCGGGTACGCGACCGTTTACCGGGCCACCCAGGACTCCGTGGGGCGCGACGTCGCCATCAAGATGGAGAACCGCACCCTGGACAACGCCCGTGATCAGGCACGCTTCCTGCGCGAGGCGCGGGCGGCGGGGCGGATGTCGTCGCACCCGCACGTGGTGGACCTGTTCGACGTCGGGGTGACCGTCGACCAGCACCCGTACCTGATCATGGAGATGTGTGACGGCTCGTACCTGGACCGGATGCGGGTCTCGCCGCTCGGCCCGGCCGAGACCCGCGACGTCGGGGTGAAGATCGCCGACGCGCTGGTGCACTCGCACGCCAATGGCGTGCTGCACCGCGACGTCAAGCCCGCCAACATCCTGTACTCGCACTTCAACCCGGCCGTGCTGGCCGACTTCGGGCTGGCCGTGCTCGGCGAGATGCGCGACTCGTCGGTCACCCTGGAGGTGCTCACCCCCGCGTACGCGCCGCCCGAGATGTTCCGCCAGGACACCCCGTCGGGGGCGGTCGACGTGTACTCGCTGTGCGCCAGCCTGTACGCGATGATGCGCGGGCGGCCGCCGCGCTGGGAGACCGACCGCAGCCCCAGCCTGATCACCCTCATGGACATGTTCGACCAGCCCATCCCGGACCTGCCCGGGGTGCCCCGGGAGCTCACCGACGTGCTGCGCTACGGCATGGCCAGCGACCCCCGCGCCCGCCCCAACGCCGAGCAGTTGCGCGACATGCTGGTCGGGCTGCACCTCGGACCGGGCACGCCGCACCCGCCGTACGCCACGCCCGGGGCGTCCAATCTGTACTTCTCGGGCGGATTCGTGCCGCCGCGGCCGGAGCCGTCGGCGCAGCCCCGGCCGATCCCGCCAGCCTCACCGACCCGCGACCTGCCCGATGAGACCCCGACCGAGAAGACCAGCGGATCCAAGCGGGCGAGGCGCAAGTGGTTGTTTGGCGGCTTCGGCCTGTTTCTGCTGCTGATGGGGCCGGCTACGGGGCTGGCGCTGCCGTCGCGGCCCCCGGTGCGCGCGGTCGCGGGCCGGATGCCCGCCGCCCTTCCGCCCGCTTCGATCGAGATCGGCCAGACCTTGCGGAGTTTCGGTTAG
- a CDS encoding adenylate/guanylate cyclase domain-containing protein: MTCPVCGTVPVPGGRFCHNCGAALPAAATLPAAERRIVTVLFGDLSDFTSWSEDLDPERVGAVTDRVLAALAGAVKTFGGHVDKLTGDGIMAVFGAPVAHEDDAERAVRAALSMQRAVRRVLDDERGGGAPLGLRVGLNTGEVVAGIQAALEYTVIGDTVNTAARLADAAAVGAVYAGSRTTLGTRHVASWRQLRPLRLKGKREPVPTYELLGLHDAPGTRSGLGDEAPFVGRETELGRVAGRLGEAIDSGTPRVLVMTAEAGIGKTRFASEVKRLATGYDVGAGRFAGHTGARVLRVRCRAFGERRRFAPLADLVRKSVGLPRDVAATMNRPVVEERLRKLVHRLGRDGEIPDIDLDRLLALLGYGEPPAAPVGPAGVAQWQPTGGPPDSEAMPRAVADLLTALAQETPLVVIVDDLHDATGETVDALGSTLSRLDGPVVVLLLGRPELVRTAGALTRLADAEVHTLPPLRGADAARLLVAYLAGGRLSQPDVDRLLATAQGNPFYLAELVTLLLERGALIPAVGGDPSGRWELAAGSLDSKLLSRDLAAVLAARIDALPAEPRSVLRDAAVVGDRVPTGVIEALRERRTAGDTRPGAVTTVELDRAVDELLQRRMLHRVRGGFAFTTPLMREAAYNGISKADLAERHAYLARWAAPETVTELGYDAAGRLSLTEQERDAFVATHAECAMGLADEVRLRPDAAVRQVAALGVAALGRLARRALASIEPAAAIEYAERAVALAPDGLPLADQLVHARALLRLGRAEEALVFGEKIATGADDDPASRAEALLVVGRAHEALGDMPRAVASWQEALDVATEAHLAPERANAMRRLGMADFLAGRLSQASSRFAAAYQVTLAAGDRHGQAWALQNLAWVTTTRGDFAGTDAVLGRAARLFAELGDATGRAWLRGTTAFARLLAGRLHESRRLARVFLPFGDRVGEGWAVGTLRAVEAYASVELGELAEADREARRAYRDFEGMSDDWGRGLALVVRGAIARSLGEPEHAVDLLTDALGYAHRTGHPLLLGMALTLRGFVSLQRGDVASAEADAHRVMAAVEPHNPLAPAQVGPRVLLAEARLRSGDAATAVGLLAPIASDMSKPSLLFSRRQALSSYASALLAQGRVTEALTWVERAIEVPAEDVRSKVVAAMVAARVLAAADRIEEAKLASEEAVRLAYSTEQVSERAKAEALRDTIALSVVDPPESVAFASDVPG; the protein is encoded by the coding sequence GTGACCTGTCCGGTCTGTGGAACCGTCCCCGTGCCGGGCGGCCGCTTCTGCCACAACTGCGGTGCCGCGCTGCCCGCCGCGGCCACCCTGCCCGCCGCCGAGCGGCGCATCGTCACCGTGCTCTTCGGCGACCTCTCCGACTTCACCTCCTGGTCGGAGGACCTCGACCCGGAACGGGTCGGCGCGGTCACCGACCGGGTGCTGGCCGCGCTGGCGGGCGCGGTGAAGACGTTCGGCGGGCACGTCGACAAGCTCACCGGCGACGGGATCATGGCGGTGTTCGGGGCGCCGGTCGCCCACGAGGACGACGCCGAACGGGCGGTCCGCGCGGCGCTGAGCATGCAGCGGGCCGTGCGCCGGGTGCTCGACGACGAGCGGGGCGGCGGCGCGCCGCTCGGACTGCGGGTCGGGCTGAACACCGGCGAGGTGGTCGCGGGCATCCAGGCCGCGCTGGAGTACACGGTCATCGGCGACACGGTCAACACGGCGGCGCGGCTGGCCGACGCCGCCGCCGTCGGTGCCGTGTACGCGGGCAGCCGCACCACGCTCGGCACCCGGCACGTGGCGTCGTGGCGCCAGCTGCGGCCGCTGCGGCTCAAGGGCAAGCGGGAGCCGGTGCCGACGTACGAGCTGCTGGGGCTGCACGACGCGCCGGGCACCCGCTCCGGGCTGGGCGACGAGGCGCCGTTCGTGGGGCGCGAGACCGAGCTGGGCCGGGTCGCCGGGCGCCTCGGCGAGGCCATCGACTCGGGCACCCCGCGGGTGCTGGTGATGACCGCGGAGGCCGGGATCGGCAAGACCCGCTTCGCGTCCGAGGTGAAACGGCTGGCCACCGGCTACGACGTGGGGGCCGGACGGTTCGCGGGGCACACCGGGGCCCGGGTACTGCGGGTGCGCTGCCGCGCGTTCGGGGAACGCCGCCGGTTCGCGCCGCTGGCCGACCTGGTCCGCAAGTCGGTCGGCCTGCCCCGCGACGTCGCCGCCACGATGAACCGGCCGGTGGTCGAGGAGCGGCTGCGCAAGCTCGTGCACCGGCTCGGCCGCGACGGCGAGATCCCCGACATCGACCTCGACCGGCTGCTGGCCCTGCTCGGGTACGGCGAACCCCCGGCCGCCCCGGTCGGCCCGGCGGGGGTCGCACAGTGGCAGCCCACCGGCGGGCCGCCCGACTCCGAGGCGATGCCGCGGGCGGTCGCCGACCTGCTCACCGCGCTGGCCCAGGAGACCCCGCTGGTGGTGATCGTGGACGACCTGCACGACGCCACGGGCGAGACCGTCGACGCGCTCGGCAGCACCCTGTCCCGGTTGGACGGCCCCGTGGTGGTGCTGCTGCTCGGCCGCCCCGAGCTGGTGCGTACGGCCGGGGCGCTGACCCGGCTGGCCGACGCCGAGGTGCACACGCTGCCGCCGCTGCGCGGGGCGGACGCCGCCCGGCTGCTCGTCGCGTACCTGGCCGGGGGGCGGTTGTCGCAGCCGGACGTCGACCGGCTGCTGGCCACCGCCCAGGGCAACCCGTTCTACCTGGCCGAGCTGGTCACCCTGCTGCTGGAGCGGGGGGCGCTGATCCCGGCCGTGGGCGGCGATCCGTCCGGCCGGTGGGAGCTCGCGGCCGGGTCGCTGGACAGCAAGCTGCTCTCCCGTGACCTCGCGGCCGTGCTGGCGGCCCGCATCGACGCGCTGCCCGCGGAGCCGCGCTCGGTGCTGCGGGACGCGGCGGTGGTCGGCGACCGGGTGCCGACCGGGGTGATCGAGGCGCTGCGGGAGCGGCGTACCGCCGGGGACACCCGGCCGGGTGCGGTCACCACGGTCGAGCTGGACCGGGCGGTGGACGAGCTGCTGCAGCGCCGCATGCTGCACCGGGTGCGCGGCGGCTTCGCGTTCACCACGCCGCTGATGCGCGAGGCCGCGTACAACGGGATCAGCAAGGCGGATCTCGCGGAGCGGCACGCGTACCTGGCCCGGTGGGCGGCGCCGGAGACGGTCACCGAGCTGGGGTACGACGCGGCGGGCCGGTTGAGCCTGACCGAGCAGGAACGCGACGCGTTCGTCGCCACGCACGCCGAATGCGCGATGGGGCTGGCCGACGAGGTGCGGCTGCGCCCGGACGCGGCCGTGCGCCAGGTGGCCGCGCTCGGCGTGGCGGCGCTGGGGCGGCTGGCCCGGCGGGCGCTGGCCAGCATCGAACCGGCCGCCGCCATCGAGTACGCGGAGCGGGCCGTCGCGTTGGCGCCGGACGGTCTGCCGCTGGCCGACCAGCTCGTGCACGCCCGGGCGCTGCTGCGGCTGGGGCGCGCCGAGGAGGCGCTGGTGTTCGGCGAGAAGATCGCCACCGGCGCGGACGACGACCCGGCGTCGCGGGCCGAGGCGTTATTGGTGGTCGGGCGCGCGCACGAGGCGCTGGGTGACATGCCGCGGGCGGTGGCCTCCTGGCAGGAGGCGCTCGACGTGGCGACCGAGGCGCACCTGGCCCCCGAACGGGCGAACGCGATGCGCCGCCTGGGCATGGCGGACTTCCTGGCCGGGCGGCTCAGCCAGGCCAGCAGCCGGTTCGCGGCCGCGTACCAGGTGACGCTGGCGGCAGGGGACCGGCACGGGCAGGCGTGGGCGTTGCAGAACCTGGCCTGGGTGACCACGACCCGGGGCGACTTCGCCGGTACGGACGCGGTGCTGGGGCGCGCGGCGCGGCTGTTCGCCGAGCTGGGCGACGCGACCGGGCGGGCGTGGCTGCGCGGCACCACGGCGTTCGCCCGGCTGCTGGCGGGGCGGCTGCACGAGTCGCGGCGGCTGGCCCGGGTCTTCCTGCCGTTCGGGGACCGGGTGGGCGAGGGCTGGGCCGTGGGCACGCTGCGGGCGGTCGAGGCGTACGCGTCGGTCGAGCTGGGCGAGCTGGCCGAGGCGGACCGGGAGGCGCGCCGGGCGTACCGGGACTTCGAGGGGATGTCGGACGACTGGGGGCGCGGGCTGGCGCTGGTGGTGCGCGGCGCGATCGCCCGGAGCCTGGGCGAGCCGGAGCACGCCGTGGACCTGCTCACCGACGCCCTCGGGTACGCCCACCGGACCGGGCACCCGCTGCTGCTGGGCATGGCGCTGACGTTGCGCGGTTTCGTGTCCCTGCAGCGCGGGGACGTGGCCAGCGCCGAGGCGGACGCGCACCGGGTGATGGCCGCGGTGGAGCCGCACAACCCGCTGGCGCCCGCGCAGGTGGGGCCGCGGGTGCTGCTGGCCGAGGCGCGGCTGCGCAGTGGGGACGCGGCCACCGCGGTGGGGCTGCTGGCGCCGATCGCCAGCGACATGAGCAAGCCGTCGCTGTTGTTCTCGCGGCGGCAGGCCCTTTCCTCGTACGCGTCGGCGCTGCTGGCGCAGGGGCGGGTGACGGAGGCGCTGACCTGGGTCGAGCGCGCCATCGAGGTCCCGGCGGAGGATGTGCGCAGCAAGGTGGTGGCCGCGATGGTGGCGGCCCGGGTGCTGGCGGCGGCCGACCGGATCGAGGAGGCGAAGCTGGCGTCCGAGGAGGCGGTCCGGCTGGCGTACTCCACGGAACAGGTCAGCGAGCGGGCCAAGGCCGAGGCGTTGCGGGACACGATCGCACTGTCCGTCGTGGACCCGCCGGAATCTGTCGCGTTCGCGTCTGACGTGCCTGGATGA